The Coffea eugenioides isolate CCC68of chromosome 8, Ceug_1.0, whole genome shotgun sequence genome has a segment encoding these proteins:
- the LOC113781159 gene encoding inositol-tetrakisphosphate 1-kinase 1-like, with the protein MEEPKRFAVGYALAPKKQASFIQGSLVQLACERGIDLVQIDLQRQLVDQGPFDCVLHKLYSDDWKRQLKEFEENSPSALIIDQPEAIERLHNRISMLQVVAELEMDPSKIAGAETASFGIPKQTVIYDFGSVSEVNVEKEGLKFPVIAKPLVADGSAKSHKMLLVYNNDGLNKLKPPIVLQEFVNHGGVIFKVYVVGEYVKCVKRKSLPDISEENLRSLEGSLSFCQVSNVGAHEINPDKYYKLMHLESAELPPMSLINEIAKGLRRATKLHLFNFDVIRDAKVGNRYLVVDINYFPGYAKMPNYETVLVDFFWKLLTSDDKDFDVTKLATCEIGTRNTICGHHRFGEDEGMIPASPLKREEKEHSLQV; encoded by the coding sequence ATGGAGGAGCCGAAAAGGTTCGCGGTCGGCTATGCGTTGGCGCCGAAGAAGCAAGCGAGCTTCATACAAGGCTCGCTTGTGCAACTCGCGTGCGAAAGAGGCATCGATTTGGTACAAATCGACCTCCAACGGCAACTGGTAGATCAAGGACCGTTTGATTGCGTGCTCCATAAGTTGTATAGTGATGATTGGAAGCGGCAATTGAAGGAGTTTGAGGAGAACAGCCCTAGCGCTTTGATTATTGACCAGCCGGAGGCAATTGAGCGGCTCCATAACCGGATTTCGATGCTCCAGGTGGTGGCGGAGCTCGAAATGGACCCGTCTAAAATAGCAGGGGCGGAGACGGCTTCGTTCGGGATTCCAAAGCAGACTGTGATTTATGATTTTGGTTCGGTCTCGGAGGTGAATGTGGAAAAGGAGGGTCTGAAATTTCCTGTCATTGCCAAGCCGTTAGTTGCCGATGGCAGCGCGAAATCGCATAAGATGCTTTTGGTTTATAACAATGACGGGCTGAATAAGCTCAAGCCACCGATTGTGTTGCAGGAGTTTGTAAATCATGGTGGGGTGATTTTCAAGGTCTACGTGGTTGGCGAGTATGTGAAGTGTGTGAAGAGGAAGTCTCTGCCTGACATCAGTGAGGAGAATTTGAGGAGCTTGGAGGGGTCCTTATCATTCTGTCAGGTATCTAACGTAGGTGCTCATGAGATAAATCCTGACAAATATTATAAACTGATGCATTTGGAGAGTGCAGAGTTGCCCCCAATGAGCTTGATAAATGAGATAGCCAAGGGTTTGAGGAGGGCAACTAAGCTGCATTTATTCAATTTTGATGTTATTAGGGACGCCAAAGTTGGAAATAGGTATCTTGTTGTTGACATTAATTACTTTCCTGGTTATGCTAAGATGCCCAATTATGAGACTGTCTTAGTGGATTTTTTCTGGAAACTTTTGACCAGTGATGATAAGGATTTTGATGTTACAAAGTTGGCTACCTGTGAAATTGGCACGAGGAATACCATTTGCGGTCATCATCGTTTTGGGGAGGATGAGGGCATGATCCCGGCTTCTCCTCTTAAGCGGGAAGAAAAGGAACATTCCCTTCAAGTCTGA